The following are encoded together in the Paraburkholderia sp. BL10I2N1 genome:
- a CDS encoding histidine kinase — MDASQPEGPQVKLLDLIEAMRRLGIAAQPNEPGAGSLTDARGAALAILTPDGTFLSANRSAAALFGYSCADLAGKQLVDMAPDDLHAALASELSMSAHSDFHSFSVLLGSRTGHPTRLVLHQQSVPTNQDGRSALLTLFEEPLIREPGLVDAAPLSEASARDCVTYLTMGQQKERQRLAAELHDGLGQALTLVKLMAEDARMRIRRGQVDDAAQLLDATVLRIRETIGEVRQICGELRPLMLDRLGLPAALSSLCRRVERGTENMSVVFNCDVDDDDVPEHLKADMFRVAQEALNNTVKHAAATEITLGFRRIAGGLLLTIQDNGVGYENRPLPTEDACATGLGLIGMQHRVESHGGTFLISSSGTGGTLVSAAWTL, encoded by the coding sequence ATGGATGCAAGCCAGCCCGAGGGACCGCAGGTGAAGTTGCTCGACCTGATCGAGGCAATGCGCAGACTCGGCATTGCGGCACAGCCCAACGAACCGGGTGCGGGTAGTCTCACCGATGCGCGCGGCGCGGCACTGGCCATTCTCACGCCGGACGGCACTTTCCTGTCGGCGAACCGCAGCGCGGCGGCCCTGTTTGGCTATTCGTGCGCCGACCTGGCCGGAAAGCAACTCGTCGACATGGCGCCGGACGACCTTCACGCTGCGCTCGCGAGCGAATTGTCCATGAGCGCACACAGCGACTTTCATTCCTTTAGCGTGCTGCTTGGCAGTCGAACCGGTCACCCGACCCGGCTCGTGCTGCACCAGCAATCCGTTCCGACGAATCAGGATGGGCGCAGCGCGTTGCTGACGCTTTTCGAGGAACCTCTGATTCGCGAACCCGGACTTGTGGATGCGGCGCCTCTGTCCGAAGCGAGCGCGCGGGACTGCGTGACGTATCTGACGATGGGTCAACAGAAAGAACGTCAACGCCTCGCCGCGGAACTGCACGATGGCCTCGGACAGGCATTGACGCTCGTCAAGCTGATGGCCGAGGACGCGCGGATGCGCATCCGTCGCGGCCAGGTCGACGACGCCGCCCAGTTGCTGGACGCGACCGTGCTCAGAATCCGCGAAACGATCGGCGAGGTGCGGCAGATATGCGGCGAACTTCGCCCGCTGATGCTCGATCGGCTAGGCCTGCCCGCGGCACTGAGTTCGCTGTGCCGGCGCGTCGAGCGCGGCACCGAGAACATGTCGGTCGTGTTCAACTGCGACGTCGACGACGACGACGTACCGGAGCATCTCAAGGCGGACATGTTCAGAGTCGCTCAGGAAGCGTTGAACAACACCGTCAAGCATGCGGCAGCCACCGAGATCACACTGGGTTTCCGTCGTATTGCAGGCGGCCTGCTGCTGACGATCCAGGACAACGGCGTCGGTTACGAAAACCGGCCTCTGCCGACAGAAGACGCTTGCGCAACGGGTCTTGGCCTCATCGGGATGCAGCACCGGGTCGAGTCGCACGGCGGTACGTTTTTGATCAGTTCGTCCGGTACGGGCGGGACACTGGTCTCGGCGGCATGGACCCTCTAG
- a CDS encoding SCO family protein: MRTTLQCLIGAVLLTGAGLAGTGALCASAADTADGADPQMHHHHMMSGTMRSTVDYVLPPVELVRDDGKTVSLIDELNDGRPVILTFIYTTCSTICPMVSQTFETLQTELGSGRDKVHLVSISIDPEQDTPARLRTYAARFNAGPEWQHYTGTVAASIATQRAFNVYRGEKMNHTPVAFLRAAPGKPWLRIDGFATPAELLSAYHDVVASS, from the coding sequence ATGAGAACGACCCTCCAATGCTTGATCGGCGCTGTCCTGCTGACAGGCGCCGGATTGGCGGGGACCGGCGCATTGTGCGCGTCTGCCGCGGACACTGCCGATGGCGCCGACCCGCAAATGCATCATCACCACATGATGTCGGGCACGATGCGCTCGACCGTGGACTACGTGCTGCCGCCGGTGGAGCTCGTCAGGGATGACGGCAAGACGGTTTCGCTGATCGATGAACTGAACGATGGCCGACCGGTCATCCTCACTTTCATCTACACCACCTGCTCGACCATCTGCCCGATGGTCAGCCAAACGTTCGAGACGTTGCAAACCGAGTTGGGCAGCGGCCGGGACAAGGTGCACCTTGTATCGATCTCGATCGATCCGGAGCAGGATACGCCTGCACGCCTCAGAACGTATGCAGCCAGGTTCAACGCCGGCCCGGAGTGGCAGCACTACACCGGCACGGTCGCGGCTAGCATTGCGACGCAACGCGCATTCAACGTTTATCGGGGCGAGAAGATGAATCACACGCCGGTTGCCTTCCTGCGCGCGGCGCCCGGAAAGCCGTGGCTGCGTATCGACGGCTTCGCGACACCGGCGGAACTGCTGAGCGCCTATCACGATGTCGTGGCCTCCAGTTAG
- a CDS encoding type II secretion system F family protein: MKYVLRVFDTQGSVQTVRIDSDSSSAAAALARSRGLRVVSVSAAAGRRRRRANLPAMPGSRFNVELFARELAALLDAGVGVVDALRTLGGNERREASAQVYRDLLRQLEEGQSLSAALEHASHVFPPVLVACVKASEQTGGLADSLTRYSRNSATLHELRARVVSAAIYPSVLLLVGAAVVLFLLGFVVPRFATLLEHSGRELPLLSKLLMAWGGMVHAHGAELTVGLAVVAMATVFALRRSVVRNWMADRLLALPGVGQHFRVFRQSQFYRTTAMLVDGGIPAVRAFELARGLVGRADQAALAGALLQVRNGAKISDAFQQAGLANAISYRLLTVAEKTGGLGPVLDRIAAFQEAHVSRAIDLISRLIEPAMMIFIGVVIGGIVVLMYMPIFEIASSIQ; the protein is encoded by the coding sequence GTGAAGTACGTGTTGCGTGTCTTCGATACCCAAGGCTCAGTCCAGACGGTTCGTATCGACAGCGATTCCTCGTCGGCTGCCGCGGCGCTCGCGCGCTCGCGCGGGCTGCGTGTCGTGTCGGTTAGCGCAGCCGCGGGACGGCGGCGCCGTAGGGCGAACCTGCCGGCGATGCCAGGCAGCAGGTTCAACGTCGAACTGTTCGCGCGCGAACTCGCAGCGCTGCTCGATGCCGGCGTTGGCGTCGTCGACGCATTGCGCACGCTCGGCGGCAATGAGCGCCGCGAGGCCTCGGCTCAGGTGTATCGCGACCTGCTGCGGCAACTGGAAGAGGGGCAGTCGCTGTCCGCTGCGCTCGAGCACGCGAGCCACGTCTTTCCGCCGGTTCTGGTCGCCTGCGTGAAGGCCAGCGAGCAAACCGGCGGCCTCGCCGATAGCCTGACCCGCTATTCGCGCAACAGCGCGACGCTTCATGAACTGCGCGCGCGAGTGGTGTCGGCGGCGATCTATCCGTCGGTCCTGCTGCTGGTCGGCGCAGCCGTCGTGCTGTTTCTGCTGGGTTTCGTCGTGCCTCGCTTTGCGACCCTCCTCGAACATAGCGGGCGCGAACTGCCGCTGCTCTCGAAACTGCTGATGGCCTGGGGCGGCATGGTGCACGCCCACGGGGCGGAGTTGACCGTTGGCCTCGCCGTGGTGGCGATGGCGACCGTTTTCGCCCTGCGCAGGTCGGTGGTGCGGAACTGGATGGCCGATCGTCTGCTTGCGTTACCTGGCGTCGGGCAACACTTCCGCGTTTTCCGCCAGTCGCAGTTTTATCGCACGACCGCCATGCTGGTCGATGGCGGAATTCCCGCGGTCCGGGCGTTCGAGCTTGCACGAGGGCTGGTCGGCCGCGCAGACCAGGCCGCGCTCGCCGGCGCCCTGCTGCAGGTGCGCAACGGCGCAAAGATCTCCGATGCGTTTCAGCAGGCCGGGCTCGCCAACGCGATTTCCTATCGGTTGCTGACCGTGGCAGAGAAGACCGGCGGTCTCGGGCCTGTTCTTGACAGGATCGCCGCGTTTCAGGAGGCGCATGTGTCTCGTGCGATCGACCTGATCTCACGGTTGATCGAACCGGCGATGATGATCTTTATCGGCGTGGTCATCGGCGGCATCGTCGTGCTGATGTATATGCCGATTTTCGAAATCGCATCGAGCATTCAATAG
- a CDS encoding response regulator transcription factor has translation MEKKHRVLIVEDQHLLRSGLCRMISELRDYSIAGDASDGLEACRLAAATMPDLVLMDLSMPGRSGFEAIASIKRHAPQIRIIVLTVHRSEEHVRESLAAGADGYVLKDASFEDLVGEMRLVLEGKHNANLDAYRCRASSQGAPAGLPQQNPMWNALTGRERTVLRLVAEGRTNRQVGEYLKLSPKTIEKHRASLMRKLGITNVMGLVRIAIDMGILALKDEERVRNRSL, from the coding sequence TTGGAAAAAAAACATCGTGTGCTGATTGTGGAGGACCAGCATCTTTTGCGCAGCGGCCTTTGCCGCATGATTTCCGAGCTGCGCGACTACAGCATTGCAGGCGACGCGAGCGACGGGCTCGAAGCCTGTCGTCTCGCCGCGGCGACAATGCCCGATCTGGTCTTGATGGATCTGTCGATGCCGGGCAGGAGCGGTTTCGAGGCGATCGCCTCAATCAAGCGCCACGCACCGCAGATACGCATCATTGTCCTTACCGTTCACCGCAGTGAAGAGCACGTGCGGGAGTCGCTTGCCGCAGGCGCTGACGGATACGTGCTCAAGGACGCGTCATTCGAAGACCTGGTCGGTGAGATGCGCCTTGTCCTGGAGGGCAAGCACAATGCGAATCTCGACGCGTACCGGTGCCGCGCAAGTTCGCAGGGCGCGCCTGCTGGCCTTCCTCAGCAAAACCCGATGTGGAACGCGCTGACAGGCCGCGAACGCACCGTGCTGCGTCTCGTTGCCGAAGGGCGCACCAACCGGCAGGTCGGCGAGTACCTGAAACTCAGCCCGAAGACAATCGAAAAGCATCGCGCAAGCCTGATGCGCAAGCTGGGTATAACGAACGTGATGGGCCTCGTGCGCATCGCGATCGATATGGGCATCCTCGCGCTGAAGGATGAAGAGCGCGTGCGAAACCGCTCCTTGTAG
- a CDS encoding response regulator transcription factor, with product MNTKYRVVIAEDHDLLRNGLRSMLCAQGDYDVIGEAKDGKEACQLAMTLNPNLMLMDLSMRGMNGIDASAAIKRRLPNVRIVALTVHQSEEYVREALRAGVDGYVLKDVSFDELLIAMRTVAKGKKHLSADVYGCMVDSFVTGREAPAPKKAWDVLTARERSVLKLIAEGRTNRQVGQYLNLSPKTIEKYRASMMHKLNISNLPELVLVAISMGLLTSLAAKCSEPDADDTLVHLPVNPDRQVQSDADSPLPEYRLGEAAG from the coding sequence GTGAATACCAAATACCGCGTCGTGATCGCCGAGGATCACGATCTGCTGCGAAACGGTTTGCGCTCGATGCTCTGCGCGCAAGGCGACTATGACGTCATCGGTGAAGCGAAAGACGGCAAGGAAGCCTGTCAACTGGCCATGACGCTCAACCCCAATCTCATGCTGATGGATCTGTCGATGCGAGGCATGAATGGAATCGACGCCAGCGCGGCCATCAAGCGACGATTGCCAAACGTGCGAATCGTGGCGCTCACGGTTCATCAAAGCGAAGAGTATGTGCGTGAGGCGCTGCGCGCCGGCGTCGACGGTTACGTGCTCAAAGATGTGTCGTTCGATGAGCTGCTGATCGCCATGCGCACTGTCGCGAAAGGGAAAAAGCATCTGAGCGCCGACGTGTACGGTTGCATGGTCGACTCGTTCGTCACGGGCCGCGAGGCGCCCGCGCCAAAGAAGGCGTGGGACGTCCTGACCGCACGGGAACGCAGCGTGCTCAAACTGATTGCCGAAGGGCGCACGAACAGACAGGTCGGGCAGTACCTGAATCTCAGTCCGAAGACGATTGAGAAGTATCGTGCAAGCATGATGCACAAGCTCAATATCTCGAATCTCCCGGAACTGGTCCTTGTCGCCATCAGCATGGGCCTGCTGACTTCTCTGGCGGCGAAGTGCTCAGAGCCGGATGCCGACGACACGCTGGTCCACTTGCCCGTCAATCCGGATCGACAAGTGCAATCCGATGCGGACAGCCCGTTGCCGGAGTACCGGCTGGGTGAGGCGGCGGGATGA
- a CDS encoding GspE/PulE family protein yields MDTVSTTSESLNVELRDALRTLGERHGSGIRALEELMTQTALGADEMRAQLAAQFRMKPIGMRELNQLEPDFEVFSFVEATTRLCVCFRDRRGGNGLLFVIADPLDARTRGCVEHRMRSRPTVPYSWALASVGDITAYLTVREKDVRAMDSLAFDDPIQKAVDPSSIALTLQGISSDDSPVVRLLNSTIYDALKMLASDIHLECRANGLMIKCRVDGVLTVVGRVEGRDVADQVLSRVKVISELDIAERRVPQDGRFKAQFAGREIDFRVSIMPNQFGEDAVLRILDRYQLSQAAGGLTLEALGFQEADTRFMRSVASMPYGMLLVTGPTGSGKTTTLYAILTEINNGLEKIVTIEDPVEYQLGEILQIPVNEAKGLTFARGLRSILRHDPDKIMVGEIRDPETAQIAVQAALTGHQVFTTVHANNVFDVIGRFTNMEVDPYSFVSALNGVVAQRLLRQCCPDCITDETIDSDTLVRSGIDPDTAGSYLFRRGTGCASCRGSGYRGRCAIAEALRMNDELRQLLSERAPLGHIKAAALRYGMQTLRTAAVERVRRGETTLEEINRVTMVE; encoded by the coding sequence GTGGATACCGTCAGCACGACATCGGAAAGTCTCAACGTCGAACTGCGCGACGCACTGCGAACGCTCGGCGAGCGGCATGGTTCGGGCATTCGCGCGCTGGAGGAACTGATGACGCAGACGGCGCTCGGTGCGGACGAGATGCGTGCCCAGCTGGCCGCGCAATTCCGGATGAAGCCGATCGGCATGCGCGAGTTGAACCAGCTCGAACCTGATTTCGAGGTGTTTTCGTTCGTCGAAGCGACGACCCGGCTGTGCGTGTGCTTTCGCGATCGTCGCGGCGGCAATGGCCTGCTGTTCGTCATCGCGGATCCGCTCGATGCACGCACCCGTGGCTGCGTCGAACATCGCATGCGTTCGCGGCCGACCGTGCCGTACAGCTGGGCGCTCGCGAGCGTGGGAGACATCACTGCGTATCTGACCGTGCGCGAAAAGGACGTGCGGGCGATGGACTCACTCGCGTTCGACGATCCGATCCAGAAAGCAGTCGATCCTTCTTCAATCGCGTTGACCCTGCAGGGAATCAGCAGCGACGACAGCCCCGTAGTGAGGCTGCTCAACTCGACGATCTACGACGCGTTGAAGATGCTGGCAAGCGACATCCACCTCGAATGCCGGGCGAACGGGTTGATGATCAAGTGCCGGGTGGACGGCGTGCTGACCGTGGTCGGTCGCGTTGAAGGTCGCGACGTTGCGGATCAGGTGCTGTCGCGCGTGAAGGTGATTTCCGAACTCGATATCGCGGAGCGCCGCGTGCCGCAGGACGGGCGCTTCAAGGCACAGTTCGCAGGCCGCGAGATCGATTTTCGTGTGTCGATCATGCCAAATCAGTTCGGCGAGGATGCCGTGCTGCGGATCCTGGACCGCTATCAGCTTTCGCAGGCCGCGGGCGGTCTGACGCTCGAGGCGCTGGGCTTTCAGGAAGCCGATACGCGCTTCATGCGCTCGGTCGCATCGATGCCGTACGGGATGCTGCTCGTGACCGGGCCGACCGGCAGCGGTAAGACGACGACGCTTTACGCGATTCTCACCGAAATCAACAATGGCCTCGAGAAGATCGTGACGATCGAAGACCCGGTCGAATACCAGCTGGGCGAGATCCTGCAGATTCCAGTCAACGAAGCGAAGGGACTGACGTTCGCGCGCGGACTGCGGTCCATTTTGCGGCACGACCCGGACAAGATCATGGTCGGCGAGATCCGCGATCCGGAAACCGCGCAGATCGCCGTGCAGGCTGCGCTAACCGGTCACCAGGTCTTCACGACCGTCCACGCCAACAACGTGTTCGACGTGATCGGCCGCTTCACGAACATGGAAGTCGATCCCTACAGCTTCGTGTCCGCGCTCAACGGCGTGGTCGCACAGCGCCTTTTGCGGCAGTGCTGTCCCGACTGCATCACAGACGAAACGATCGACTCCGACACGCTGGTCCGTTCGGGCATCGATCCGGATACCGCGGGCAGCTACCTCTTTCGTCGCGGCACGGGGTGCGCCTCGTGCCGTGGCAGCGGGTATCGGGGACGATGCGCCATTGCAGAGGCACTGCGCATGAACGACGAACTGCGGCAACTGCTGTCGGAGCGCGCCCCACTCGGGCATATCAAGGCGGCGGCGCTGCGCTATGGCATGCAGACGTTGCGCACCGCCGCGGTTGAACGCGTCAGGCGCGGCGAAACGACACTCGAGGAGATTAACCGTGTCACGATGGTTGAATAG
- the gspG gene encoding type II secretion system major pseudopilin GspG codes for MSSFKPGRPGRPWHCLRLEKSARRNRGFTLLELLVVMVIIGLLAGLVAPRYFEQVGKSNTKIARAQIVSLGQALDQYRLDVGVYPTSEEGLQALVTKPQNATRWSGPYLQKAVPVDPWDRPYQYRSPGEHGDYDLFSLGKDGRGGGVGENATVSSW; via the coding sequence TTGTCCTCTTTCAAGCCCGGCAGGCCCGGGCGTCCGTGGCATTGCCTCCGCCTTGAAAAGAGCGCGCGACGCAACCGCGGCTTCACCTTGCTCGAGCTGCTCGTGGTCATGGTGATCATCGGATTGCTGGCGGGCCTCGTCGCTCCGCGATACTTCGAACAGGTCGGCAAGTCCAACACGAAGATCGCGCGCGCACAGATCGTCTCGTTGGGCCAGGCGCTCGACCAATACCGGCTCGACGTCGGCGTCTATCCGACGAGCGAGGAAGGTCTGCAGGCACTGGTGACCAAACCGCAGAACGCGACGCGGTGGAGCGGGCCGTACCTCCAGAAGGCTGTGCCGGTGGATCCGTGGGATCGCCCGTACCAGTATCGTTCGCCGGGCGAGCACGGCGACTACGACCTGTTTTCGCTCGGCAAGGACGGACGAGGCGGCGGCGTCGGCGAGAACGCAACCGTCTCTTCGTGGTAG